The segment GGTACACTTGAAAAATGTTTCGATGTCCCAGCGCATCCCGTAAATACGCACAATTTCTTCATCTGAAAGTGTGGTATCTGTACTCAAAATGGCTAACCATTCACTCTTTTTATTGCGGTTACGCACGAATACAATCTTGACTTGTCGTCCTTTTGCAAGATGAACATGGATCGAACCGAGTAGGTCTTTCTTTTCCATGGTACGCTTTGCTTTTTTAAAGAGTTCATCCAGCGTATGGGCTTCACCATCTATGAAATAACGTTGTTTTAGCTGCTTGACCATACCAATGACAAATAAACCTTTATCCGTGATTTTTTCAATCAAAGGCTCATGCGTAAACCAAGTATCCATTAACACATAATCAGCTGTAATTCCTGCATTTAAGGCATGATCCAATAAAGCAGAGACAACGCTCGGCTTATCTTGTTGTGCTTCAAGACGACGCTTGTAGCCGGAAGTGCGTTTATCAATGGATTCATCGACCCCGTTAAGTTGATTTTCCTTTTTCGCTGAACTCAATAAAGCAAAGTCTACAGGTAGAAAAGAATATCCATCAGACCAACCAAGAGTAAGCAACTGAAACCCCTTATAGAATCGTTTCTCTGTATGATCAAATACTCGTGAAAGAAGTTCAACAGACTTGCTTCGGTTGCGTGAAAAGAGTGAATCATCAACAATAAACACCTTCACTCTGTTGTTTGATGTAAGCTTTTTTATACGTCCAGTAAGATCTTGACATAAGGAAAGTAAAAAAGTTCGCCAAGCATAAGTAGATGAATTTAGAAAACGGTAGATCGTATCTTTTTTAGGTAAGTCCACGGCTTTCTTACTTTGAAGTGCTTGAAACCAATTTTTATATTGGAAAACAAGCAAAAAAATAAGACGGAAAATAGATAAGCATGAATAACCAAATCCCTTAGTAATTCTCGCTTTTCTCAAATGTTTGCCTATATTTAATTCAGAAAATCTTCGTTCAAGTTCTTTTGGTAGTTGTGCAAAAGTATCTTTTTTCGTTATCATAATGGTGACACCTTCTTTGGTATTTGGTTTGATCACCATAATTTTACCAAAAGATAGGTGTCTTTTTCTTTTAAAAAAATAAAATCAATAAAAAACAAGAGAAATAATGAAAGACGATATAAAACAGTCATATCAAGAGTTGCAATAAGATATTACTCTGCGAAAGTTGAGTTATTAACATAAACACAATATTGAAAATATAGCCACC is part of the Bacillus methanolicus genome and harbors:
- a CDS encoding IS4 family transposase, producing MITKKDTFAQLPKELERRFSELNIGKHLRKARITKGFGYSCLSIFRLIFLLVFQYKNWFQALQSKKAVDLPKKDTIYRFLNSSTYAWRTFLLSLCQDLTGRIKKLTSNNRVKVFIVDDSLFSRNRSKSVELLSRVFDHTEKRFYKGFQLLTLGWSDGYSFLPVDFALLSSAKKENQLNGVDESIDKRTSGYKRRLEAQQDKPSVVSALLDHALNAGITADYVLMDTWFTHEPLIEKITDKGLFVIGMVKQLKQRYFIDGEAHTLDELFKKAKRTMEKKDLLGSIHVHLAKGRQVKIVFVRNRNKKSEWLAILSTDTTLSDEEIVRIYGMRWDIETFFKCTKSLLNLAKEFQGRSYDLLISHTTIVFTRFILLEWERRQNNDPKTIGNLFFLLCEDVKDMNLESALNQLLAIFQTLAEANVCLNMELFKSKVQEWIASLPNYIKRCLTISVCES